In the genome of Saprospira sp. CCB-QB6, one region contains:
- a CDS encoding gliding motility-associated C-terminal domain-containing protein — translation MLSYQQMTRFFLLPLLALLLMPAAASAQGATCAAAEPFCSGSGVTFPAGTNQPDAPAGNNYGCLGSQPNPAWYYLQIDQPGSLTINLTNSNNVDIDFILYGPFNNAGAAIGQCGNLGNGGASGAIESCSYSASANETVTITGATPGSVYVLLITNYSNQPTQISASQSGGSGTTDCGILLPCAPVNFNDLTVSSPYDCTGGAITLTADPTTASPGDLGITPGFAFDIITDAFSATQNTLRVYDGPNATGNIIAYWGPTNTGGNYQGQLPSNSQFQTTIEYLDPATSYSMEWCDLGNSGTFSNEIRMSGSNTIISNTILNGGAGCTIINLGTPEGIGTFSGLGVVDNGNGTASWDPSIAGGGVHNIIYDWDSGDGCVGSEQQTVIVCCDTGATLITAAPDTVCNGDSTYLSANLPGAVTTPSVFSNPNSVGINFGGYVRSDITVGAVSPLVLTSNSIDSVCVNITNNPTSNINLTLVSPNGDSIDLSSGNGGINTGAFNNVCFSPSATTSITAYSTPFSNIPANAIVSPEEPFSNLNLGASNGTWSLAVSHNSLGGAGTINNWSIYFAPSSASNTYVWSGPNLSCTTCANPAAGPTVSSDYSVTLTDAVGCTYVDSVRIEVGSSLAQPTVNCGMTTANDITFDWGAVPSATGYEVSLDSGLTWLSPTGALSHTVTGLAPSTSVHIYVRALGGTGICPNPIDSITCTSLSCPLILTINNQTNASCNGFADGEVDFVVSNDIGALSFQQIAPSLGAVQSSPNFTGLAAGTYTFEVNDASLGCGVSSIVTITEPVALSITTTGQDVSCNTGNDGEATATAQGGTFPYTYSWDDALNQTTATANNLVAGIYNVTITDANSCSITDQVVISEPTAVSSTMSSTDVNCFGGGDGSASAVVTGGVAPYVYIWDDPLAQNTPTANNLTAATYTVSVTDANGCLHINSIVVNEPTIALTASLTAIDAACFGQASGSATVIASGGTSPYTYLWNDANGQSTATAMNLEAATYTVEVTDANGCQLVDSVVVNNGVIITSTTSASMVSCNGGNDASATITPINGSAPYTYLWGDGQTTQTATNLSAGSICVTITDVNGCLHDTCIQITEPTAITATFTTNSISCSYNTDGELTVNATGGTGTYSYIWSNGQTTQTATGLSAQQYYLTVTDANGCTYVDSAQVSSPPALQLSLITDSVSCRFGNDGQASATVSGGTAPYVYHWSPTNSGLAVNSDLTAGTYRLTVTDLNGCTITDNALIGEPATAVQVNFLSSNDAGCFGAEDASIDADAQGGTPNYTFVWSNGELTEDLNNIEAGTYTLTATDSRGCSATNTITISQPAEIVLNVQQYSNYNGAAISCPGASDGAAQVTASGGVSPYVYAWSGPQAQNGTLATNLAAGTYAVTVTDASGCTAIDSISLADPVPLDATIQQVNVFCANDCDGQIIATAVSGTGTLGVNGYEYRILGPGQTGNVFSSNNNFTGLCAGTYTVEVRDGNNCVLPVSVTITEPTAIQLSLSDTDVSCSGGSDGTATVSATGGTAPYSYNWDNGMTAATITGLLAGTYEVTVTDANGCDMVSTTEVEEPAALTASMSGNEPSCNGSTDGTVAVMVQGGTLPYTYFWSDGQGTATAVGLSAGTHSVTVTDGNACQLVESYVLGEPTLLTTSITTNAAACAGANSGSATAVPTGGTAPYTYLWSDGQTTATATNLAPGAYSVVVVDSQGCSVTDQVLLQNPDPVVLSFVSSVNPSCHGDMDGSATVVATGGAAPYSYAWPNGEMTASATSLAGGQHTVTATDANGCSTTLTVNLVEPALLVVDTIRTTGVNCKGGSDGTATAFLTGGTLPYSFAWSNGMTGQSISGLAAGTYVLTVTDANGCQTLSQVIVMEPTSALVATLNTADALCFGGASGQITAIVSGGTPNSNGDYTYAWSNGASTDVNSNLSIGTYSVTITDGNGCSVVRTATVNESSGITSQIVNVTDASCAGSADGSAQVTASGGTGTLSYQWSDPLGQTTNVATGLSAGTYYVSVTDLNGCTQVDTAVVGEALALSITVAIEDASCYGESTGSISITNSNEPLQASYWSNGVVGTSITNVAAGEYEVVVQSINGCVDSFSYVVGEPSELSVSLNQVRAVDCYNNSTGALGSTVEGGISPYVYIWSNGLATPSLDSIAAGNYTLNVEDANGCKADTSINLANPTEVGIGNLSIRGVACVDDANGSIQVDGIGGSTLLGGYTYSLDSVNFTGGNLFVGLESGIYPLYIRDNNGCMYDTLVTVEAADPFFLTSFGPALDSGEVEYVLEYGDTLTLFADLNDTTGAIWAWTEINSGALVDSSLTASLTPYDAGIYQFTATNASGCVQDSSIVVKMVKPRNAAAPTAFTPNSDGNNDRFFVQADEKVEQILSFRVYDRWGELVYEGLNLDPNDPLQGWDGSFKGKPMNSGTFAWSAEVLYIDGETTVIKGAVNLLR, via the coding sequence ATGCTATCCTACCAGCAGATGACTCGATTTTTTCTATTACCACTTTTGGCTTTGCTGCTGATGCCAGCAGCAGCCTCGGCCCAAGGGGCTACTTGTGCAGCCGCAGAGCCCTTTTGTTCTGGCTCGGGCGTTACTTTTCCTGCAGGGACGAATCAACCAGATGCGCCTGCAGGAAATAACTATGGTTGTTTAGGGTCTCAACCCAACCCCGCTTGGTACTATCTACAAATTGATCAACCCGGCAGTCTGACTATTAACTTGACAAATAGCAATAACGTAGATATTGATTTTATTCTCTACGGCCCCTTTAATAACGCAGGTGCAGCTATTGGACAATGTGGCAACCTCGGTAATGGGGGGGCTAGTGGAGCAATAGAGTCTTGTAGTTACTCTGCGAGCGCTAATGAAACAGTAACAATCACTGGAGCTACTCCTGGAAGTGTATATGTATTACTGATTACCAATTACTCTAATCAGCCTACTCAGATATCAGCAAGTCAGTCAGGGGGGAGTGGGACAACAGATTGTGGTATCCTTTTACCCTGTGCCCCCGTTAATTTTAATGATCTTACAGTGAGTAGTCCCTATGATTGTACTGGAGGGGCTATTACATTAACAGCCGATCCTACAACTGCCTCTCCAGGCGATTTAGGAATCACCCCTGGTTTCGCTTTTGATATCATAACAGATGCTTTTTCTGCCACGCAGAATACTTTGCGCGTTTATGATGGACCCAATGCAACAGGTAATATTATTGCCTATTGGGGGCCAACAAATACGGGAGGGAACTATCAGGGGCAATTGCCCTCAAATAGTCAGTTCCAAACGACAATTGAGTATTTAGATCCTGCGACTTCCTACTCAATGGAGTGGTGTGATTTGGGGAACAGCGGAACATTTAGTAATGAAATCCGAATGTCAGGGTCCAATACCATTATTTCTAATACCATACTGAATGGTGGTGCGGGTTGTACCATTATTAACTTAGGTACTCCTGAAGGTATAGGTACTTTTTCTGGACTAGGTGTTGTTGACAATGGTAATGGTACAGCTAGTTGGGACCCTTCAATTGCTGGAGGAGGAGTTCATAATATTATTTATGATTGGGATAGTGGAGATGGTTGTGTCGGAAGCGAGCAGCAAACGGTAATTGTTTGCTGTGATACAGGGGCAACTCTAATTACTGCAGCACCCGATACAGTTTGTAATGGAGATTCTACTTATCTCTCTGCTAATTTGCCAGGTGCGGTCACAACTCCTTCTGTTTTTAGCAACCCCAATAGTGTTGGTATTAACTTTGGCGGATATGTACGTTCAGATATTACAGTAGGAGCTGTATCACCTTTAGTTTTAACTAGTAACAGCATTGATTCTGTATGTGTAAATATTACGAATAACCCAACCTCTAATATAAACTTAACATTAGTATCCCCGAATGGAGACAGTATTGATTTATCTAGCGGAAATGGAGGGATAAATACAGGAGCTTTTAATAATGTCTGCTTTTCTCCTAGTGCAACAACCTCTATTACAGCATATTCAACTCCTTTTTCAAATATACCAGCCAATGCGATTGTTTCTCCTGAAGAGCCTTTTTCTAATCTTAACTTAGGAGCTAGTAATGGAACTTGGTCTTTAGCTGTTTCTCATAATTCTTTAGGGGGAGCAGGGACAATTAACAATTGGTCTATTTACTTTGCCCCTTCTTCTGCTAGTAATACTTATGTTTGGTCTGGACCAAACCTAAGTTGTACGACTTGCGCAAATCCTGCAGCTGGACCTACTGTTAGCTCAGATTATAGTGTAACCCTCACCGATGCAGTGGGGTGTACCTATGTAGATTCTGTACGAATTGAGGTAGGAAGCTCTTTAGCTCAACCTACGGTAAATTGTGGAATGACTACTGCGAATGATATTACGTTTGATTGGGGCGCAGTTCCTTCAGCTACAGGATATGAGGTGAGTTTAGATTCAGGGCTAACCTGGCTTAGCCCAACAGGAGCGCTAAGCCATACAGTAACTGGTTTGGCACCAAGTACTTCTGTCCATATTTATGTGCGTGCTTTGGGAGGGACTGGGATTTGTCCAAATCCTATTGATTCTATTACTTGTACAAGTTTGAGTTGCCCTCTTATTCTGACTATCAACAATCAAACTAATGCTAGTTGTAACGGCTTTGCAGATGGAGAGGTAGATTTTGTTGTGAGTAACGATATAGGAGCATTAAGTTTTCAGCAAATCGCCCCAAGCTTAGGAGCTGTCCAATCTAGTCCTAACTTTACCGGTCTTGCAGCAGGAACCTATACGTTTGAAGTAAATGACGCTAGCCTTGGATGTGGCGTAAGCTCTATAGTAACAATTACAGAACCTGTGGCTCTGAGTATAACAACAACAGGTCAAGACGTGAGCTGCAATACGGGAAATGATGGGGAGGCGACGGCTACAGCCCAAGGAGGAACTTTTCCTTACACCTATAGTTGGGATGATGCTTTAAATCAAACCACCGCTACTGCTAATAACCTAGTTGCGGGAATTTATAATGTAACAATTACAGATGCAAATAGCTGTAGTATAACTGATCAAGTAGTGATTTCTGAACCTACTGCAGTAAGCAGCACAATGAGTAGTACGGATGTAAACTGTTTTGGTGGAGGAGATGGATCAGCTTCTGCTGTTGTAACAGGTGGCGTTGCTCCCTATGTTTATATATGGGATGATCCTTTGGCTCAAAATACACCTACAGCTAATAATTTAACAGCAGCTACTTACACTGTTAGTGTTACAGATGCGAATGGTTGTTTGCATATCAATTCTATTGTAGTTAATGAACCCACAATTGCGCTTACAGCTAGTCTTACGGCTATAGATGCTGCTTGTTTTGGACAAGCAAGTGGAAGTGCAACAGTTATAGCTTCAGGTGGAACTAGTCCTTATACCTATCTGTGGAATGATGCGAATGGGCAAAGTACTGCTACTGCTATGAACCTTGAGGCTGCAACTTATACTGTAGAAGTTACAGATGCGAATGGTTGTCAATTAGTGGATAGCGTTGTTGTTAACAATGGAGTTATTATTACTTCTACGACAAGTGCTAGTATGGTGTCATGCAATGGTGGAAATGATGCTAGTGCAACGATTACCCCTATCAATGGAAGTGCACCTTATACTTACCTTTGGGGCGATGGTCAGACAACCCAAACTGCTACAAATTTGTCAGCTGGTTCTATCTGCGTAACAATTACAGATGTAAACGGTTGTTTGCATGATACCTGTATCCAAATTACAGAACCTACAGCCATCACTGCTACTTTTACAACTAATAGTATCAGTTGTTCTTATAACACGGATGGAGAACTTACTGTAAATGCCACAGGGGGAACTGGAACCTATAGTTATATTTGGTCTAATGGCCAAACTACACAAACAGCCACGGGCTTGTCTGCACAACAGTACTACCTAACAGTAACTGATGCTAATGGCTGTACATATGTTGACAGTGCTCAGGTAAGTAGCCCTCCAGCATTGCAGCTTAGTTTAATCACAGATTCTGTAAGTTGTCGTTTTGGTAATGATGGCCAAGCTTCAGCCACTGTATCTGGAGGAACAGCTCCTTATGTATACCACTGGTCACCTACTAATAGTGGTTTAGCAGTCAATAGTGACTTAACAGCAGGAACTTATCGATTGACAGTAACTGATCTTAATGGGTGTACTATTACAGATAATGCTTTGATTGGTGAGCCTGCTACAGCTGTACAAGTAAACTTTTTGAGCTCTAATGATGCTGGTTGTTTTGGTGCTGAAGATGCAAGTATTGATGCAGATGCTCAAGGAGGAACACCTAATTATACTTTTGTATGGTCTAATGGAGAACTTACTGAAGATCTCAATAATATAGAAGCTGGTACATACACACTTACAGCTACAGATAGTCGAGGCTGTTCAGCAACAAATACAATTACTATTTCTCAACCTGCAGAGATTGTATTGAATGTCCAACAATACTCTAATTACAATGGAGCAGCGATTAGCTGTCCAGGAGCCTCGGATGGAGCGGCACAGGTGACGGCTAGTGGAGGCGTATCGCCTTATGTATATGCATGGTCTGGTCCACAGGCGCAGAATGGTACACTTGCGACGAACTTGGCGGCAGGGACTTATGCGGTAACGGTGACGGATGCCTCTGGCTGTACGGCAATAGATAGTATTAGTTTGGCGGATCCTGTACCTTTGGATGCGACAATCCAGCAGGTGAATGTCTTTTGTGCCAATGATTGTGATGGACAGATTATCGCTACGGCCGTATCTGGCACAGGAACGCTAGGTGTTAATGGCTATGAATACCGAATATTAGGTCCTGGTCAAACGGGTAATGTATTCAGTAGCAATAATAACTTTACGGGCCTTTGTGCAGGGACTTACACGGTAGAGGTTCGTGATGGGAATAACTGTGTGTTGCCTGTATCGGTAACGATTACGGAGCCAACAGCCATACAGTTGAGTCTGAGTGATACAGATGTGTCTTGTTCAGGAGGTAGCGATGGAACGGCTACGGTAAGTGCAACAGGCGGAACGGCTCCATATAGCTACAACTGGGATAATGGGATGACTGCTGCGACGATTACAGGCCTATTGGCGGGTACTTATGAAGTGACGGTAACGGATGCGAATGGCTGTGATATGGTATCGACTACAGAAGTAGAAGAGCCAGCAGCGTTAACAGCGAGTATGAGTGGGAATGAACCTAGCTGTAATGGAAGTACAGATGGAACTGTAGCCGTAATGGTTCAAGGAGGTACGCTTCCTTACACTTACTTCTGGTCAGATGGCCAAGGAACGGCTACGGCCGTGGGCTTGTCAGCGGGCACACATAGTGTGACGGTAACAGATGGGAATGCTTGTCAGCTTGTAGAAAGCTATGTTCTAGGCGAGCCTACATTGCTGACAACCAGCATTACGACTAATGCGGCAGCCTGTGCTGGAGCGAATAGTGGAAGTGCAACAGCGGTACCGACAGGAGGCACGGCCCCATATACTTACCTTTGGTCAGATGGTCAAACGACAGCGACTGCGACGAACTTGGCGCCAGGTGCTTATTCGGTAGTGGTTGTGGATAGCCAAGGCTGTTCGGTAACGGATCAGGTTTTATTGCAAAATCCCGATCCAGTAGTATTGAGCTTTGTCTCAAGTGTGAATCCGAGCTGTCATGGAGATATGGATGGAAGTGCAACGGTAGTTGCTACAGGAGGGGCAGCCCCCTATAGCTATGCTTGGCCCAATGGCGAGATGACAGCTAGTGCTACAAGTTTAGCAGGCGGACAGCATACGGTAACGGCTACAGATGCGAATGGTTGTAGTACGACCTTAACGGTGAACTTGGTAGAGCCCGCGCTCTTGGTTGTCGATACGATTCGGACGACAGGGGTGAATTGTAAAGGGGGCTCAGATGGTACAGCGACGGCCTTCTTGACAGGGGGAACGCTACCTTATAGCTTTGCATGGTCCAATGGCATGACGGGTCAAAGTATTAGCGGTTTGGCCGCAGGTACTTATGTGTTGACGGTAACGGATGCGAATGGTTGTCAGACGCTTAGTCAGGTGATTGTCATGGAGCCAACAAGTGCTTTAGTAGCGACATTGAATACAGCAGATGCCCTATGTTTTGGAGGTGCTTCTGGTCAAATTACGGCCATTGTGAGTGGGGGTACGCCCAATAGTAATGGAGACTATACTTATGCTTGGTCGAATGGAGCGAGTACAGATGTAAACTCGAACTTGAGTATAGGAACCTATAGTGTGACAATCACGGATGGGAATGGCTGTTCCGTGGTCCGTACAGCAACAGTGAACGAGAGTTCAGGAATCACGAGCCAGATCGTGAATGTAACGGATGCCAGTTGTGCAGGTAGCGCAGATGGAAGTGCACAGGTAACAGCTTCAGGGGGAACAGGGACCTTGAGCTATCAGTGGTCAGATCCCTTGGGTCAGACGACGAATGTAGCGACGGGTCTATCTGCAGGGACTTATTATGTGAGTGTAACGGATCTGAATGGCTGTACGCAGGTAGATACGGCTGTAGTGGGAGAGGCCTTGGCCTTGAGCATTACGGTAGCGATAGAAGATGCCTCTTGTTATGGAGAGTCTACAGGTTCTATAAGCATAACGAACTCGAATGAGCCTTTGCAGGCGAGCTATTGGAGTAATGGCGTTGTAGGAACGAGCATTACGAATGTAGCGGCAGGCGAGTACGAAGTAGTGGTCCAGTCGATCAATGGTTGTGTGGATAGCTTTAGCTATGTGGTAGGCGAGCCTTCGGAATTGTCGGTGAGCTTGAACCAAGTACGGGCAGTAGATTGCTACAATAACAGTACAGGCGCCTTAGGTTCTACAGTAGAAGGCGGAATATCACCTTATGTTTATATCTGGTCGAATGGGTTGGCAACGCCAAGCTTAGACAGCATAGCTGCGGGCAACTATACGCTTAATGTGGAAGATGCGAATGGCTGTAAGGCAGATACGAGCATCAATTTGGCGAATCCGACGGAAGTAGGTATTGGCAACCTCAGTATTAGAGGCGTAGCCTGTGTGGATGATGCGAACGGAAGTATCCAAGTAGATGGAATTGGTGGCTCGACCCTATTGGGGGGCTACACTTACAGTTTGGATAGTGTAAACTTTACAGGAGGCAATCTTTTTGTTGGTTTGGAGTCGGGAATTTATCCTTTGTATATCCGAGACAATAATGGTTGTATGTATGATACGCTAGTAACAGTAGAGGCGGCAGATCCATTCTTCCTGACGAGCTTTGGTCCAGCCTTAGATTCAGGCGAAGTGGAGTATGTGTTGGAGTATGGAGATACGTTGACGCTATTTGCAGACTTGAATGATACGACTGGGGCGATTTGGGCTTGGACAGAGATTAACTCTGGGGCATTGGTGGATAGCAGTTTGACGGCTTCACTGACGCCTTATGATGCAGGCATTTATCAGTTTACGGCCACGAATGCTTCGGGCTGTGTTCAGGATAGCTCGATTGTGGTGAAGATGGTTAAGCCTAGAAATGCAGCAGCCCCTACGGCCTTTACGCCGAACAGTGATGGGAATAATGATCGTTTCTTTGTTCAAGCTGATGAAAAGGTAGAGCAGATTCTAAGCTTTAGAGTCTATGACCGCTGGGGCGAATTGGTGTATGAGGGCTTGAACCTTGATCCGAATGATCCTTTACAGGGTTGGGATGGTAGCTTTAAGGGCAAACCAATGAACTCTGGAACCTTTGCTTGGTCTGCAGAAGTGCTCTATATTGATGGAGAGACGACTGTGATTAAGGGCGCAGTGAATTTGCTTCGCTAG
- a CDS encoding BlaI/MecI/CopY family transcriptional regulator, translating into MEKKIMLTPLELKVMDILWKLERAYIKDILAHWPEASKPAYNTVSTIVRILQDKKKYIGHMEKGRSHQYYPLVSKETYQQDFLENAVEKVFSGSVHSLLSALIEQEGMTDADLEELKKLLDR; encoded by the coding sequence ATGGAAAAGAAAATTATGCTCACGCCTTTGGAGCTAAAGGTGATGGATATTTTATGGAAATTAGAGCGGGCGTATATTAAAGATATCTTAGCGCATTGGCCAGAGGCCAGCAAACCGGCTTACAATACCGTTTCTACTATAGTCCGCATTTTGCAAGATAAGAAGAAGTACATTGGGCATATGGAAAAGGGGAGGAGTCATCAGTACTACCCTTTGGTGTCTAAGGAAACCTATCAGCAAGATTTTTTGGAAAATGCGGTAGAGAAAGTCTTTTCGGGTTCTGTACACTCCTTGCTTTCTGCGCTTATAGAGCAGGAGGGAATGACGGACGCGGATTTAGAGGAGCTCAAAAAATTATTGGACCGATAA
- a CDS encoding RNA polymerase sigma factor, translated as MPAARSYSVHQSTKTVTEEELIEGCRVGNRLAQEQVYQRYSAKMFGLSRRYVKTTENAEEVLVQAFCKVFRKIDKYSGQGSFEGWIRRIVVNEALMFLRKKYRFSEHVEITEVPAKAVQVSVEDELSAREILDLLEQLPTGYRTVFNLYVVEGYKHREIAEMLDISINTSKSQLILAKKKMRALVEAARQIRRAE; from the coding sequence ATGCCAGCAGCTCGAAGCTATTCTGTACATCAAAGCACTAAAACTGTGACCGAAGAGGAACTCATTGAAGGATGCCGTGTTGGGAACCGCCTTGCTCAGGAGCAGGTGTACCAGCGTTACTCTGCCAAGATGTTTGGTTTGAGTAGGCGGTATGTGAAGACCACCGAAAATGCGGAGGAGGTCTTGGTACAGGCCTTTTGCAAGGTCTTTAGGAAGATAGACAAGTATTCTGGGCAGGGGAGTTTTGAGGGTTGGATTCGTCGGATTGTGGTCAATGAGGCCTTGATGTTTTTGCGGAAGAAGTATCGATTTAGTGAGCATGTAGAGATCACGGAAGTGCCAGCCAAGGCGGTTCAGGTGAGTGTAGAGGACGAGTTATCGGCCAGAGAGATTTTGGATTTGCTGGAGCAATTGCCTACGGGTTATCGGACCGTTTTCAATCTTTATGTTGTTGAGGGTTATAAGCATCGGGAGATTGCGGAGATGTTGGACATTAGCATCAATACCTCGAAATCGCAATTGATCTTGGCCAAAAAGAAGATGCGTGCATTAGTGGAGGCGGCCCGACAGATTCGACGTGCGGAGTAA
- a CDS encoding M56 family metallopeptidase, whose amino-acid sequence MLIFLLLSALLLAAGALFYWALRKRLSWQNRKLFIWTFLLAALLLPSLMPSLEHYFEKTWIDYESYEGWNQVDIEDPKLLSCYKSANNSEGVCHCEIKQKAALVDFQPDPYYDTLMDVRWALESVFLLLATYFLLRFLWRFGGLIWLRLQSYAEPRELENQSYQMLYPKGYKSYPFSTFSLLRHYILWSPALDCLNEEEQQAAFYHELGHLKGRDSWAGYFLGLLQIFWFWHPLYYVFRKELLEINELLADDYAAQRLASRRSYAEMLLKMTAFQHKGQALAFFLAKKKLQKRLEVLLFQAAPKGCTKKQFQLLQICLLSGLFLLSVGLYFPLHRQFDAQPTTKKEQFFLPKNTENG is encoded by the coding sequence ATGCTAATTTTTCTACTTCTTTCTGCGCTACTATTGGCTGCAGGGGCGCTCTTTTATTGGGCATTGAGAAAGCGATTGTCTTGGCAGAATAGAAAATTATTCATCTGGACATTTTTGCTAGCGGCTCTGCTTTTGCCTAGTCTTATGCCTTCTTTGGAGCATTATTTTGAGAAGACATGGATTGACTATGAGAGTTATGAGGGTTGGAATCAGGTAGATATTGAGGATCCTAAATTATTGTCTTGTTATAAATCGGCCAATAATAGTGAGGGGGTTTGTCATTGTGAGATTAAGCAAAAGGCGGCCTTAGTTGACTTTCAGCCTGATCCCTATTATGATACCTTAATGGATGTTCGTTGGGCTTTGGAGTCGGTGTTTTTGCTCTTAGCCACTTATTTTTTACTGCGATTTTTATGGCGGTTTGGGGGCTTGATTTGGTTGCGCTTGCAATCTTATGCAGAGCCTAGGGAGCTAGAGAATCAGTCATATCAAATGCTTTATCCTAAGGGGTATAAAAGTTATCCCTTTAGTACGTTCAGTTTGCTGCGACATTATATTCTTTGGTCGCCAGCTTTAGATTGTTTAAATGAAGAAGAGCAACAGGCTGCATTTTATCATGAGTTGGGGCATTTGAAGGGGCGAGATAGTTGGGCTGGATATTTTTTGGGCCTATTACAGATTTTTTGGTTTTGGCATCCGCTCTATTATGTTTTTCGCAAAGAACTCTTGGAAATCAATGAACTTTTAGCAGATGATTATGCGGCTCAGCGCTTAGCCAGCCGTAGAAGTTATGCAGAAATGCTGCTCAAGATGACAGCCTTTCAGCACAAGGGACAGGCTTTGGCCTTCTTTTTGGCTAAGAAAAAATTGCAAAAGCGCTTAGAAGTTTTGCTCTTTCAAGCCGCTCCAAAAGGCTGTACCAAAAAACAGTTTCAATTGTTACAAATTTGTTTGTTATCAGGGCTTTTTCTGCTTTCTGTTGGCTTGTATTTCCCTTTACATCGGCAATTTGATGCGCAACCAACAACAAAAAAGGAGCAGTTTTTTTTACCTAAAAATACAGAAAATGGTTAG
- a CDS encoding glycoside hydrolase family 73 protein: MSATCSRLLAICLLFSLSACHLLEVSNNNNSNASSGSATATASAYIERFKPIAIAEMKRTGVPASIKMAQAILESGYGRSELAKKANNHFGIKCGSNWNGKTYKLKASCFRAYSSAEESFKQHSDFLRNGSRYADLFKLKTTDYKGWAKGLRKAGYATSSSYPSKLIELIERYRLHQYDQ, translated from the coding sequence ATGTCCGCAACATGCTCTCGCCTCTTGGCCATCTGCCTGCTCTTTAGCCTTTCAGCCTGTCACCTCCTAGAGGTTTCTAACAATAATAATAGTAATGCCAGCAGTGGTAGCGCCACGGCTACCGCCTCCGCCTACATAGAACGCTTCAAACCTATCGCTATTGCCGAGATGAAACGAACGGGCGTTCCCGCTAGCATCAAAATGGCCCAAGCTATCCTCGAATCTGGCTACGGCCGCAGCGAACTCGCCAAAAAAGCCAATAACCACTTCGGAATCAAATGCGGCAGCAACTGGAACGGAAAAACCTATAAACTCAAAGCCTCTTGCTTCAGAGCCTATAGCAGCGCTGAAGAAAGCTTTAAACAACATTCCGACTTCCTCCGAAATGGCAGCCGATATGCCGACCTCTTCAAACTCAAAACTACAGACTATAAAGGCTGGGCCAAAGGCCTCCGAAAAGCCGGCTATGCCACTTCTTCCTCCTACCCTAGCAAACTAATCGAACTGATCGAAAGATACCGACTCCATCAATACGACCAATAA
- a CDS encoding DinB family protein: MSIITTAQYILEDLQTAIEQLSDEQFSTPNTLINASVGQHSRHIIEFFQCLEEQAPEGSICYDLRERKREIETSTEAASLAIDEILAWLQTEPQEQELQLLVDHSLAKEEQEKSPIQSSLHREIAFNVEHAIHHMAIFKISLKYAYPQVELAETFGLAPSTYRHQQRQN; the protein is encoded by the coding sequence ATGTCTATCATTACCACTGCCCAATATATCCTAGAAGACCTACAAACTGCCATCGAACAACTCAGCGATGAGCAATTTTCTACCCCCAATACCCTAATCAACGCTTCCGTAGGTCAACACAGCCGCCACATTATCGAGTTTTTCCAATGCCTAGAAGAACAAGCCCCAGAAGGAAGCATCTGCTATGACCTGCGCGAACGAAAAAGAGAAATCGAAACCTCTACCGAAGCCGCTAGCCTCGCTATCGACGAAATTCTCGCCTGGCTCCAAACAGAACCCCAAGAACAAGAACTACAACTATTGGTAGATCACAGCCTAGCCAAAGAAGAACAAGAAAAAAGCCCCATCCAAAGCTCTCTACATCGCGAAATCGCCTTTAATGTAGAACACGCAATCCACCACATGGCTATCTTCAAAATTAGCCTCAAATATGCCTACCCCCAAGTCGAACTAGCCGAAACTTTCGGCCTAGCTCCTTCTACTTATCGCCACCAACAGCGACAAAACTAA